One stretch of Saccharopolyspora erythraea DNA includes these proteins:
- a CDS encoding sensor histidine kinase, translating to MRARITALLLTLVACLLLALSVPLALSTAARETEGVFLDRLNDTERFAGLAEQATTDADLPWLAGELARYQQVYGITAAVLDRDGAVRTGSSPPDPSIAADPAVRAALAGRRSEAPRWVAPWQPEPLVVAVPVLRAGDVVGAAVTVSPTAELRQRVAWWWALVAGGALVAVVVCALVTSRLTRWVLRPVHDLDAVAYDIAQGRFDARVGDAGGPPELRRLTTSFNDMADAVQTSWQRQRSFVSDASHQLRNPLSALLLRQQALEMDLPPELREDWASAQEEGRRLTRVLDELLALATAEESISPPADVSLGDLVDERIASWRPTAGQRGIDLERTGRDDVRGFADPIALGSALDAVLDNAIKFSPEGGRVAVDVGTSGEDAVITVLDEGPGLASDELDRIGNRFWRSPRHQNVEGSGLGVSIAKALLGSFGGGLEARNRERGLAVAVHVPVPPDQRLTSR from the coding sequence GTGCGCGCCCGGATCACGGCGCTGCTGCTGACGCTGGTGGCGTGCCTGCTGCTGGCGCTGAGCGTGCCGCTCGCGTTGTCGACGGCGGCCCGCGAGACCGAGGGCGTGTTCCTCGACCGGCTCAACGACACCGAGCGGTTCGCCGGCCTGGCCGAGCAGGCCACGACCGACGCCGACCTGCCGTGGCTGGCCGGTGAGCTCGCCCGATACCAGCAGGTCTACGGGATCACCGCCGCGGTGCTGGACCGCGACGGCGCGGTGCGCACCGGTTCCTCGCCGCCCGACCCGTCGATCGCGGCCGACCCCGCGGTGCGCGCGGCGCTCGCGGGCCGGCGCAGCGAGGCGCCCCGGTGGGTGGCGCCGTGGCAGCCGGAACCGCTGGTGGTGGCGGTACCGGTGCTGCGGGCCGGGGACGTCGTCGGGGCGGCCGTCACGGTCTCGCCCACCGCCGAGCTGCGGCAGCGGGTGGCGTGGTGGTGGGCGCTGGTGGCCGGCGGCGCGCTGGTCGCGGTGGTGGTGTGCGCGCTGGTCACCAGCCGCTTGACCCGGTGGGTGCTGAGGCCGGTGCACGACCTCGACGCCGTCGCGTACGACATCGCGCAGGGGCGGTTCGACGCCCGCGTCGGCGATGCCGGCGGACCGCCGGAGCTGCGGCGCCTCACCACCTCGTTCAACGACATGGCCGACGCCGTGCAGACGTCGTGGCAGCGCCAGCGGTCGTTCGTGTCCGACGCCTCCCACCAGCTGCGCAACCCGCTGAGCGCGCTCCTGCTGCGGCAGCAGGCCCTGGAGATGGACCTGCCGCCGGAGCTGCGCGAGGACTGGGCGAGCGCGCAGGAAGAGGGCCGCCGCCTCACCCGCGTGCTGGACGAGCTGCTGGCGCTGGCCACCGCGGAGGAGTCGATCTCACCGCCCGCGGACGTCTCGCTGGGCGACCTGGTCGACGAGCGGATCGCGAGCTGGCGGCCGACCGCCGGACAACGCGGCATCGACCTCGAACGCACCGGGCGCGACGACGTGCGCGGCTTCGCCGACCCCATCGCGCTCGGCAGCGCGCTGGACGCGGTCCTGGACAACGCGATCAAGTTCAGCCCGGAGGGCGGGCGGGTCGCCGTGGACGTCGGGACCAGCGGCGAGGACGCCGTGATCACGGTGCTGGACGAGGGGCCCGGGCTGGCCTCCGACGAGCTCGACCGGATCGGCAACCGGTTCTGGCGCAGTCCGCGGCACCAGAACGTGGAGGGTTCCGGGCTCGGCGTCAGCATCGCCAAGGCCCTGCTGGGGTCGTTCGGCGGAGGTCTCGAGGCGCGCAACCGCGAACGCGGCCTCGCCGTCGCGGTGCACGTGCCCGTGCCACCGGATCAGCGCTTGACCTCGCGGTAG
- a CDS encoding TAXI family TRAP transporter solute-binding subunit, which yields MHPGELTRRGLLSLVLATAGCSLLDGSRPARGTPVVVATGETQGFFFAYGRELAAVLAAGLPEARVSTVTTSGTVDNLRRAAGVPGTFGLAALDAAAAAQYGQEPFALPEPPQAVGRLFDDYVHLVVPGESPVHRIADLAGRRVSVGPAGSGSALVAGRVLEVSGLRGRVTEERLGFSEALTGLDQGRLDALFWQGGLPTGSIVRLAGRRPLRLVPLGELLGPMRVRYGPYYRAASIPRGVYSNAVLVDTIAVPDLLVTSAATDPVLVHAVLELIFDDRKRLERAVPTAAQLDPRAAIATSPLPLHEGALRYYREVKR from the coding sequence GTGCATCCCGGCGAGCTGACCAGGCGCGGGCTGTTGTCGCTGGTGCTGGCAACAGCCGGCTGCTCGCTGCTGGACGGCTCCAGGCCCGCCCGGGGCACTCCGGTGGTCGTGGCCACCGGCGAGACCCAGGGGTTCTTCTTCGCCTACGGCCGGGAGCTGGCGGCGGTCCTGGCGGCCGGACTGCCCGAGGCGCGGGTGTCGACGGTGACGACCAGCGGCACCGTCGACAACCTGCGCCGGGCGGCGGGTGTCCCGGGCACCTTCGGCCTGGCCGCGCTCGACGCGGCGGCCGCCGCCCAGTACGGCCAGGAGCCCTTCGCGCTGCCCGAACCGCCGCAGGCGGTGGGGCGGCTGTTCGACGACTACGTGCACCTGGTCGTCCCTGGCGAGTCACCGGTGCACCGGATCGCCGACCTGGCGGGCCGGCGGGTGTCGGTCGGCCCGGCCGGTTCGGGCAGCGCCCTGGTCGCCGGGCGAGTGCTGGAGGTGAGCGGCCTGCGCGGACGCGTCACCGAGGAGCGGCTCGGGTTCAGCGAGGCGCTGACGGGGCTGGACCAGGGGCGGCTGGACGCCCTGTTCTGGCAGGGCGGCCTGCCGACCGGCAGCATCGTGCGGCTGGCCGGGCGGCGACCGCTGAGGCTGGTGCCGCTCGGCGAGTTGCTGGGGCCGATGCGGGTGCGCTACGGCCCCTACTACCGCGCCGCGAGCATCCCGCGCGGCGTGTACTCCAACGCGGTGCTCGTGGACACCATCGCCGTGCCCGACCTGCTGGTGACCAGCGCGGCCACCGACCCGGTCCTGGTCCACGCCGTCCTGGAGCTGATCTTCGACGACCGCAAGCGGCTGGAGCGCGCGGTCCCCACCGCGGCCCAGCTCGACCCGCGCGCCGCGATCGCGACCAGCCCGCTGCCCCTGCACGAGGGCGCGCTGCGCTACTACCGCGAGGTCAAGCGCTGA
- a CDS encoding dicarboxylate/amino acid:cation symporter — protein sequence MSATTGSETVPQGTDRPAGEARKRRWWRLPMGVQALLAMVVGAAIGVFAPDVGENMKILGDVFIRLVEMIVLPLVFPLIVLGITQMESVKNLGRLAWRTILYFEVITTVILLVAVGLAKAFDIGTGMPTAGGDVGQLPGDGKPAEVDFAQLLLHAVPDNVFKAFAEGNLLAVLLFAVFFGVGLAAVGHKAAPVRSVLDTVSEVMFKVVGFVIRLAPLGILGFLAYDVAHYGLSGLKGLVGFVGVVYFGLAVILLVVFPITAAIFRVRYVALLRAVGGLAGIAFVTRSSEAVLAPLLARLEKHGIRRSTASFVVPLGYSFNTDGSTLYQAVALVFLANAYGMDLSAGTLLTMVLVLVVLSKGMAGVASASIVVLMAAGKTLGLPVEGIALLMGVDFLADMARTAVNVFGNSLAAAVLDKSAGGSDKGAVSAEDGAGSDEIVDGSGEGAGPTEAAGRSEERLPERA from the coding sequence GTGAGCGCAACGACCGGTTCCGAGACCGTCCCGCAGGGGACGGACCGGCCTGCTGGAGAGGCGAGGAAGCGTCGCTGGTGGCGGTTGCCGATGGGCGTGCAGGCCCTGCTGGCGATGGTCGTCGGCGCCGCGATCGGAGTCTTCGCCCCGGATGTCGGGGAGAACATGAAGATCCTCGGCGACGTGTTCATCCGGCTCGTCGAGATGATCGTGCTGCCGCTGGTGTTCCCCCTCATCGTGCTGGGCATCACGCAGATGGAGTCGGTGAAGAACCTGGGCAGGCTGGCCTGGCGGACCATCCTGTACTTCGAGGTCATCACGACGGTGATCCTGCTGGTGGCGGTCGGCCTGGCGAAGGCGTTCGACATCGGCACCGGCATGCCGACCGCCGGCGGCGACGTCGGGCAGCTGCCCGGTGACGGCAAGCCCGCTGAGGTCGACTTCGCGCAGCTGCTCCTGCACGCGGTGCCGGACAACGTGTTCAAGGCGTTCGCCGAGGGCAACCTGCTCGCGGTGCTGCTGTTCGCGGTGTTCTTCGGCGTCGGGCTGGCCGCGGTCGGGCACAAGGCCGCACCGGTGCGGTCGGTGCTCGACACCGTCAGCGAGGTCATGTTCAAGGTCGTCGGGTTCGTGATCCGGCTGGCACCGCTGGGAATCCTGGGCTTCCTGGCCTACGACGTCGCCCACTACGGGCTGTCCGGGCTCAAGGGCCTGGTGGGTTTCGTCGGCGTCGTCTACTTCGGACTCGCGGTCATCCTGCTGGTGGTCTTCCCGATCACCGCGGCGATCTTCCGGGTCCGCTACGTCGCGCTGCTGCGGGCGGTCGGCGGCCTCGCCGGGATCGCCTTCGTCACCCGCTCCTCGGAGGCGGTGCTCGCGCCGCTGCTGGCCAGGCTTGAGAAGCACGGCATCCGGCGCAGCACGGCGTCGTTCGTCGTCCCGCTGGGCTACTCGTTCAACACCGACGGCTCGACGCTGTACCAGGCGGTCGCGCTGGTCTTCCTGGCCAACGCCTACGGCATGGACCTCAGCGCGGGCACGCTGCTGACCATGGTCCTGGTGCTGGTCGTGCTGTCCAAGGGCATGGCCGGTGTCGCGTCGGCCTCGATCGTGGTGCTGATGGCCGCGGGCAAGACGCTCGGTCTCCCGGTCGAGGGCATCGCGCTGCTGATGGGCGTGGACTTCCTCGCCGACATGGCCCGCACGGCGGTGAACGTGTTCGGCAACTCGCTGGCCGCCGCCGTGCTCGACAAGAGCGCGGGTGGGTCCGACAAGGGCGCGGTGTCCGCCGAGGACGGGGCCGGGTCCGACGAGATCGTGGACGGGTCCGGTGAGGGCGCCGGCCCCACCGAGGCCGCGGGCCGGTCGGAAGAGCGGCTGCCCGAGCGCGCATGA
- the aspA gene encoding aspartate ammonia-lyase: protein MTSRTEHDLIGDREVPADAYYGVHTARAVENFRITGTPISTYPDLVNALASVKEAAARANHDLGQLDQTRADAIATACAEIRDGALHEQFVVDVIQGGAGTSTNMNANEVIANRALEHLGHARGDYHHLHPLEHVNLAQSTNDVYPTTIKLALVAGLDRLRTAMGALAEAFHDKSVEFADVLKMGRTQLQDAVPMTLGQELKTYAIMLEEDRQRLAEATELLLEINLGGTAIGTGINTHPDYTARACTHLARITAIPVRTADNLVEATQDAGALVQLSGVLKRVAVKLSKTCNDLRLTSSGPRAGLNEINLPAVQAGSSIMPGKVNPVIPEVVNQVAFEVIGNDVTVTLAAEAGQLQLNAFEPVIAHSVLKSLTHLTAACHTLTTRCVTGITANRTHLEQTVRNSIGLITALSPYIGYANATTIAQQALTTDRTITDLVLDTGLITPDQLAALLQPEQLTQPRPLGDVPAK from the coding sequence ATGACATCGCGCACGGAGCACGACCTCATCGGGGACCGCGAGGTTCCCGCCGACGCGTACTACGGCGTGCACACCGCGCGGGCCGTGGAGAACTTCCGCATCACCGGCACACCGATCTCGACCTACCCGGACCTGGTCAACGCCCTGGCCTCGGTCAAGGAAGCCGCCGCCCGCGCCAACCACGACCTCGGGCAGCTCGACCAGACCCGGGCCGACGCGATCGCCACCGCCTGCGCCGAGATCCGCGACGGCGCGCTGCACGAGCAGTTCGTGGTCGACGTGATCCAGGGCGGCGCCGGCACCTCGACCAACATGAACGCCAACGAGGTCATCGCCAACCGCGCACTCGAACACCTCGGCCACGCCCGCGGCGACTACCACCACCTACACCCGCTGGAGCACGTCAACCTCGCCCAAAGCACCAACGACGTCTACCCGACCACCATCAAGCTCGCGCTCGTGGCCGGCCTGGACCGGCTGCGCACGGCCATGGGTGCGCTCGCCGAGGCATTTCACGACAAGTCGGTCGAGTTCGCCGACGTCCTCAAGATGGGACGCACCCAACTCCAGGACGCCGTTCCCATGACGCTGGGCCAAGAACTCAAGACCTACGCCATCATGCTCGAGGAGGACCGGCAACGCCTCGCCGAAGCCACCGAACTCCTCCTGGAGATCAACCTCGGCGGCACCGCCATCGGCACCGGCATCAACACCCACCCCGACTACACCGCCCGCGCCTGCACCCACCTCGCCCGCATCACCGCAATCCCCGTCCGCACCGCCGACAACCTCGTCGAAGCCACCCAAGACGCCGGCGCCCTCGTCCAACTCTCCGGCGTGCTCAAACGCGTCGCGGTCAAACTCTCCAAAACCTGCAACGACCTACGCCTGACCTCCTCCGGGCCCCGCGCCGGACTCAACGAAATCAACCTGCCCGCCGTCCAAGCCGGATCCAGCATCATGCCCGGCAAGGTCAACCCCGTCATCCCCGAAGTCGTCAACCAGGTCGCATTCGAAGTCATCGGCAACGACGTCACCGTCACCCTCGCCGCCGAAGCCGGCCAGCTCCAGCTCAACGCCTTCGAACCCGTCATCGCCCACAGCGTGCTCAAATCGCTGACCCACCTCACCGCCGCCTGCCACACCCTCACCACCCGCTGCGTCACCGGCATCACCGCCAACCGCACCCACCTCGAACAAACCGTCCGCAACTCCATCGGCCTGATCACCGCCCTGAGCCCCTACATCGGCTACGCCAACGCCACCACCATCGCCCAGCAAGCCCTCACCACCGACCGCACCATCACCGACCTCGTCCTCGACACCGGCCTGATCACCCCCGACCAGCTCGCCGCCCTCCTCCAACCCGAACAGCTCACCCAGCCCCGGCCCCTCGGGGACGTGCCTGCGAAGTAG
- a CDS encoding RrF2 family transcriptional regulator, producing MKLSQGVEWGLHCTALIAQAPEDTALSRRSLAEHHGLPEAYLAKHLNALTRAGLLTATPGPRGGFRLARPAERITVLDVLDAVEGDAAPFVCQEIRQRGTGALPPERCTGPCGIASVMAQAHEAWRDSLRRTTIADLVGQVPADIRARNRERFSTPPASDRSGQATGRREES from the coding sequence ATGAAGCTGTCGCAGGGCGTGGAGTGGGGCCTGCACTGCACGGCGCTGATCGCGCAGGCCCCCGAGGACACCGCCCTGTCCCGGCGGAGCCTGGCCGAGCACCACGGGCTACCCGAGGCTTACCTGGCCAAGCACCTCAACGCGCTGACCCGCGCCGGTCTGCTGACCGCGACCCCGGGGCCGCGCGGCGGCTTCCGCCTGGCCCGGCCCGCCGAGCGGATCACCGTGCTGGACGTGCTCGACGCCGTCGAGGGCGACGCCGCGCCGTTCGTGTGCCAGGAGATCCGCCAGCGCGGCACCGGCGCGCTGCCACCCGAGCGGTGCACCGGCCCGTGCGGCATCGCCTCCGTGATGGCCCAGGCCCACGAGGCGTGGCGCGACTCGTTGCGCCGCACCACGATCGCCGACCTGGTCGGCCAGGTCCCCGCCGACATCCGCGCCCGCAACCGGGAGCGCTTCAGCACCCCACCCGCGTCCGATCGCTCCGGCCAGGCCACCGGACGGCGCGAGGAGAGCTGA
- a CDS encoding SDR family oxidoreductase, producing MKFAVIGGTGRIGSRVVENLNAAGHQAVPHSPSTGVDIITGEGLEAAVADADVLINLANSPTFDDASLDFFRTSMDNLLAASEKGGVGHFVILSIVGVDQVPELDYYRAKVLQENLLEAGPIPYSIVRATQFMEFMDATLAMTTEGDTVRLPRTQVQPIAAADVSSFVAEVAAGSPLNGVVNIAGPDVYPLDEIGRLTVVAKSDGRSVVTDDTAGMFAVVAGDVLTAPSDARIAPTRYTDWLS from the coding sequence ATGAAGTTCGCAGTCATCGGCGGAACCGGGCGGATCGGGTCGCGGGTCGTGGAGAACCTGAACGCGGCCGGTCACCAAGCCGTACCGCACTCGCCGTCCACGGGCGTGGACATCATCACCGGCGAGGGGCTGGAGGCGGCCGTGGCGGACGCCGACGTCCTCATCAACCTGGCGAACTCCCCGACCTTCGACGACGCCTCCCTCGACTTCTTCCGGACCTCGATGGACAACCTCCTCGCCGCGAGCGAGAAGGGCGGGGTCGGGCACTTCGTCATCCTCTCGATCGTCGGCGTGGACCAGGTGCCCGAGCTGGACTACTACCGGGCGAAGGTGCTCCAGGAGAACCTCCTCGAGGCCGGGCCGATTCCCTACTCCATCGTCCGCGCCACGCAGTTCATGGAGTTCATGGACGCGACCCTGGCCATGACCACCGAAGGCGACACCGTCCGCCTGCCACGCACCCAGGTCCAGCCGATCGCCGCCGCGGACGTCTCCAGCTTCGTCGCCGAGGTCGCCGCGGGCAGCCCGCTGAACGGCGTCGTCAACATCGCGGGGCCCGACGTCTATCCCCTCGACGAGATCGGCCGGCTCACCGTGGTAGCCAAGAGCGACGGGCGCTCCGTCGTCACCGATGACACCGCCGGGATGTTCGCCGTCGTCGCCGGTGACGTCCTCACCGCCCCGAGCGATGCCCGCATCGCCCCCACCCGCTACACCGACTGGCTGTCCTGA
- a CDS encoding MarR family winged helix-turn-helix transcriptional regulator has product MAADVPAPSRATDRPGDISPFALGLLLRQAHWRAASVMAEALRPLGIELRHFAVLIELVNRGPTVQRDLAAATGSDKAGIMRVVDDLERKGLAVRKAVAGDRRARAVEITPDGLELFDAAHVAAEPLSERLVAELGSDEAEQLKDLLTRFAYPAGSEA; this is encoded by the coding sequence ATGGCCGCCGACGTCCCTGCCCCATCGCGGGCGACCGACCGCCCCGGGGACATCTCGCCTTTCGCTCTCGGCTTGCTGCTGCGCCAGGCCCACTGGCGCGCGGCGTCGGTGATGGCGGAGGCGCTTCGGCCGCTCGGCATCGAGTTGCGGCACTTCGCCGTGCTGATCGAGCTGGTCAACCGCGGGCCGACGGTCCAGCGGGACCTGGCGGCGGCGACGGGGTCGGACAAGGCGGGGATCATGCGGGTCGTGGACGACCTGGAGCGCAAGGGGCTGGCCGTTCGCAAGGCCGTCGCGGGGGACCGGCGGGCGCGGGCCGTGGAGATCACGCCCGATGGTCTTGAGCTTTTCGACGCGGCCCATGTGGCGGCCGAGCCGCTGTCCGAGCGTCTGGTCGCCGAACTGGGGTCCGACGAGGCGGAGCAGCTGAAGGATCTGCTGACCAGGTTCGCGTACCCCGCGGGCAGCGAGGCGTAA
- a CDS encoding SDR family oxidoreductase, with the protein MRIAVAGATGNIGSLTVAALERGGHEVVRISRSLGADLSTGEGLDDALAGVAAVVDAISSPPVGEAETVEYFGTATANLLAAEQRAGVAHHVLLSIVGISRVDGNAHYAGKREQERLVADGPVPWTIVPATQFHDFAAMVASWTEQDGVATIAPLLVQPIAPADVADVLAEVAVGEPLGRHPDLAGPEPQDLVDMARRTNAARGRELKLVPTWSGIFGPAMAGEVLLPGEGARIAPTTFEEWLAGQR; encoded by the coding sequence ATGCGGATCGCAGTCGCCGGCGCCACCGGCAACATCGGGAGCCTCACCGTCGCGGCCCTCGAGCGAGGCGGACACGAGGTCGTGCGGATCAGCCGCTCGCTCGGCGCCGACCTGTCCACCGGCGAAGGGCTCGACGACGCCCTCGCCGGCGTCGCGGCGGTCGTCGACGCCATCAGCTCGCCGCCGGTCGGCGAAGCCGAGACGGTGGAGTACTTCGGCACCGCGACCGCCAACCTGCTCGCCGCCGAGCAGCGGGCCGGGGTCGCCCACCACGTGCTGCTGTCGATCGTGGGCATCAGCCGGGTCGACGGCAACGCGCACTACGCGGGCAAGCGCGAGCAGGAGCGCCTGGTGGCTGACGGGCCGGTGCCGTGGACGATCGTGCCGGCCACGCAGTTCCACGACTTCGCCGCGATGGTGGCGAGCTGGACCGAGCAGGACGGCGTGGCCACCATTGCGCCGCTGCTCGTGCAACCGATCGCACCCGCGGACGTCGCCGACGTCCTGGCCGAGGTCGCGGTGGGCGAGCCGCTGGGCCGCCACCCCGACCTCGCCGGGCCGGAGCCGCAGGACCTCGTCGACATGGCCCGGCGCACCAACGCCGCGCGGGGCCGCGAGCTGAAGCTCGTGCCGACGTGGTCGGGGATCTTCGGTCCGGCGATGGCGGGCGAGGTGCTGCTGCCCGGCGAGGGCGCCCGCATCGCGCCGACCACCTTCGAGGAGTGGCTCGCCGGACAGCGCTGA
- a CDS encoding alpha/beta fold hydrolase → MTTRDGRRLHAMVLPGPGPDAPTVVFEAGAAAGRSTWALVQPAVTAWARAVVYDRSGLGRSAADRRSRSLLRMAHDLGAVLDHFGPGPFVLVGDSAGGPIARAAAAASPQRIAGLVLVDPTDEAADVLFGRAFRVAERTAISANLVLARAGLLGLLHRSTIRALPVEARDDLRREGFTAEVVRTQAAQARTFLDELSGFRAHPPEMGDIPVTVISGGLAGGGMGAGLRAAANAAHAERAARSPRGRHVVAERSGHYVPISEPDVVTAEIARLARSTKAGGQVL, encoded by the coding sequence GTGACCACCCGCGACGGACGCCGCCTGCACGCCATGGTGCTGCCCGGACCCGGGCCGGACGCGCCGACGGTGGTGTTCGAGGCCGGGGCCGCGGCAGGCCGGTCCACCTGGGCGCTGGTGCAGCCCGCGGTGACCGCGTGGGCGCGGGCGGTCGTCTACGACCGCAGCGGGCTCGGCCGCAGTGCCGCGGACCGCCGATCGCGCAGCCTGCTGCGGATGGCCCACGACCTCGGCGCGGTGCTCGACCACTTCGGGCCGGGGCCCTTCGTGCTCGTCGGCGACAGCGCGGGCGGACCGATCGCGCGCGCGGCGGCCGCCGCGAGTCCGCAGCGGATCGCGGGACTGGTCCTGGTCGATCCCACCGACGAGGCCGCGGACGTGCTGTTCGGGCGTGCTTTCCGCGTCGCTGAGCGCACGGCCATCAGCGCGAACCTGGTGCTGGCGCGCGCAGGGCTGCTGGGCCTGCTCCACCGGTCGACGATCCGGGCGCTGCCCGTCGAGGCGCGCGACGACCTGCGGCGGGAGGGGTTCACCGCCGAGGTCGTCAGGACCCAGGCGGCCCAGGCGCGCACGTTCCTCGACGAGCTGTCCGGGTTCCGCGCCCACCCGCCCGAGATGGGCGACATCCCGGTCACCGTCATCTCCGGAGGACTCGCCGGAGGCGGCATGGGTGCCGGGCTGCGCGCCGCCGCGAACGCGGCCCACGCCGAGCGCGCCGCGCGATCCCCGCGCGGACGCCACGTCGTCGCCGAGCGGTCCGGCCACTACGTGCCGATCAGCGAACCCGACGTCGTCACCGCCGAGATCGCCCGTCTCGCCAGGTCGACGAAGGCCGGCGGTCAGGTGCTCTGA
- a CDS encoding siderophore-interacting protein — protein MSRGWQGVVLKALGASEHLLAVVSTSAPAPRVRRVRFLASTLFQQVRPEPATWLRFWFPDPDSGRREFQRAYTIAAADEATGELDVDFVLHEPGGPASEWAATAAAGDRIAVMSMGSTPFRLLRERSGVLLAGDPSSLPAINAIVASLPSEVDVDVVLEHDHGDDELVPLAAHPRLELRRTAREGDDSLAGALAGRDWSGWQVWAAGESGSMKAVRRLLRSNSGVARSDVHAQAYWIEGRAMGTARGTGRETP, from the coding sequence ATGTCGCGCGGTTGGCAGGGCGTCGTCCTGAAGGCGCTCGGGGCGTCGGAACACCTGCTCGCGGTCGTGTCGACGTCGGCACCGGCCCCGAGGGTGCGTCGTGTGCGCTTCCTGGCGTCCACGCTGTTTCAGCAGGTGAGGCCGGAGCCGGCGACCTGGCTGCGGTTCTGGTTCCCCGACCCGGACAGCGGGCGGCGGGAGTTCCAGCGCGCCTACACCATCGCCGCCGCGGACGAGGCCACGGGCGAGCTGGACGTGGACTTCGTGCTGCACGAACCCGGCGGCCCCGCCTCGGAGTGGGCTGCCACCGCGGCGGCGGGGGACCGCATCGCGGTGATGTCGATGGGGTCCACGCCGTTCCGGCTCCTGCGCGAGCGGTCGGGAGTGCTGCTCGCCGGGGACCCGTCGTCGCTGCCCGCGATCAACGCCATCGTGGCCTCGCTCCCGTCCGAAGTGGACGTGGATGTCGTCCTGGAGCACGACCACGGCGACGACGAACTCGTGCCTCTGGCCGCGCACCCCCGGCTGGAGCTGCGCCGAACCGCCCGCGAGGGCGACGACTCCCTCGCCGGGGCGCTCGCCGGGCGGGACTGGTCGGGCTGGCAGGTGTGGGCGGCGGGTGAGTCCGGGTCGATGAAGGCGGTCCGCCGGCTGTTGCGCTCCAACAGCGGTGTTGCTCGCTCCGACGTGCACGCCCAGGCCTACTGGATCGAGGGCCGCGCGATGGGTACCGCGCGCGGCACCGGACGGGAGACGCCGTGA
- a CDS encoding DeoR/GlpR family DNA-binding transcription regulator has product MTRGSQARRDAIVELATTSGLASVEELSATFGVTASTIRRDLQALESAGQLARTFGGAMAMAAHPEASLRQRTGEEFDAKRAIAAWAAAQVGPGETVLLDSGSTTGALAHELRHARDLTVATTGLTALQELANAENVHVECLGGTLRHLSQGFVGPLAEAALTRMTFDRAFLGADGVTAEDGICEASLQQTRLKELMAQRAKRVYVLVHAAKLGRRPFHAWAALPDRCTLVTDTKAGDAAIKPFRARGIEVVVVGADGVAEQPGAC; this is encoded by the coding sequence ATGACCCGCGGATCACAGGCGCGGCGCGACGCGATCGTCGAGCTGGCCACGACGTCGGGGCTGGCCAGCGTGGAGGAGCTGTCGGCGACGTTCGGGGTGACCGCCTCCACCATCCGCCGCGACCTCCAGGCGCTGGAGTCGGCGGGGCAGCTCGCCCGGACCTTCGGCGGCGCGATGGCGATGGCCGCCCACCCGGAAGCGTCCCTGCGCCAGCGCACCGGCGAGGAGTTCGATGCCAAGCGGGCGATCGCGGCCTGGGCGGCGGCGCAGGTCGGCCCGGGGGAGACGGTGCTGCTCGACTCGGGCTCGACCACGGGGGCGCTGGCCCACGAACTGCGCCACGCGCGGGACCTGACCGTGGCCACCACCGGGCTGACGGCGCTGCAGGAGCTCGCCAACGCCGAGAACGTCCACGTCGAGTGCCTGGGCGGCACGCTTCGGCACCTCAGCCAGGGTTTCGTCGGTCCGCTCGCCGAGGCGGCGCTGACCAGGATGACCTTCGACCGGGCCTTCCTGGGCGCCGACGGGGTCACCGCCGAGGACGGCATCTGCGAGGCGAGCCTGCAGCAGACCCGGCTCAAGGAGCTGATGGCGCAGCGGGCGAAGCGGGTCTACGTCCTGGTGCACGCCGCCAAGCTCGGGCGCCGGCCGTTCCACGCCTGGGCGGCGCTGCCCGACCGCTGCACGCTGGTGACCGACACCAAGGCCGGCGACGCCGCCATCAAGCCGTTCCGGGCGCGCGGGATAGAGGTGGTCGTGGTCGGCGCCGACGGTGTTGCGGAGCAACCCGGAGCCTGCTGA